DNA from Ketobacter sp. MCCC 1A13808:
GTCGGCATTTTAAGTGCGGGAGTCATCTTGGTCACGCCGCACCCCTGGATAGGCTTGCTGTCGTTGAGTGTTGCGGTGGAAAGTGCCGCACTGTATTTGGAACAACAGAATCTGAGCATCGTGGGGTTGAATGCCGGAGCAGGAGGCATGGTGCCACTGGTGCTGTTTGCCTATTCTGGTGCCCTGAGTGGAATGCTATGGCAAAGCCTGAGTTGGAAGGGTTTGTGGCTGCTGCTGGGGCTGAGTCTGCCTGTCGCCATCTGGGCACTGGCCTCCGATCTGCCCTGGGTCACCCACCCGGTTAGTCAAATCCACTATTATCCCGGCAACCGGTTGAGCAGCGTATGGTATTCCTTGCAAGACGCTTTTGGGTTATATCACGGACCAGACCGAACTGGCAGCGTACGCTACTGGAACCACGCTGCCGTGTTTGTATGCCGCGCCCTACCGCTATTAGTGGCAGGACTCATGGTCGCACTCCATTTCAAAGCCTCATCACGTCACCCGCTATTAAAAATGCTCAACAGGCCCCTGGACTGGATGGGACGTAATGCCCTGAATCTTTACATTCTGCATTTGGTTTTATTGGCAATGGTGGAGGTAAGCACACTGAAACCGGCTCAAGGGTGGCAAACCCTTTTATTGCTGGCGGTCATATTAAGCATGTCGGCCTGGGCACTTCGACATATATCATTTGTGCCGCTTCGTAGAATTAAAAAAAGGGCCCCACAGGAGGAGGCCCTGTGAGCTAATCCGCCTCGCAATGAACGGATTTAAAAGGAATGGTGATGACACGCAGTGCGCCACGAAAAAGAATGAGAGATATAACCGACAAAACAAGTAAACAAGCGACTAATTTCATTTTTACTACCCCGTTCTTATTATTGTCAGACCATATTACCTGGTCACCTTATAACCACAAGATAGGATCACACCAACACAGCAGTTCCCTACATTGGCCAACACTGCGGGAACAATCCGCAACGTTTCGATAGGTTCCGGTTACAAATCAGGGGGGATGCAATGATGCTTTACTCGGAAACCCCGCTTTTCCAGGTGGATGCACCCAGGAAAATCAGCTGAAGCTGGCGGGTAAGGCGGGTTTCGAAATCCTTTCGTGCCTGGGGGCTGGCGTCTGACAGGTCGAGTAATTGGATTGTGCTAAAGGCCATATTTGAAATGGTCAGATCGGCGACCACATCCACCATTGAGGGGTTGAGATTGGATAACAGATTCAGTCTTTGCAGGTCAGACACCAACTCCTTGGCAAAATATTGCAACTCGCTGCGCACGGCCTGACGAATCACAGTGCTCCCTCCGGTCATGGACTGTGCCATAAATAGAAAAAACACTCTGTGGTTCACCACATAATCGCAGAATTGTGTAACCGAATCCCGAATGATGTGACCGGGGTCACCCCGGTTCTGACGCGCTTCCCTCATGAGCTGGCGTAACACCAGGCTCAGCTCGTCTACCAGATTCAGCGCCAAATCATCGAGATCCTTGAAATGCCGGTAAAAGGCGGTGGGGACGACCCCTGCTCGCTTGGCGACTTCTCTGATGCTCAAACTGGAAAAGTGCTGGCCTTCTTCCACCCATTCCAACGCTGCACTCATAAGCGATTGACGGGTAAGTAATTTCCGTTCCTGGCGGTTCTTCATTCACAGAGCCTGTTGTTTTTATACGATGCCATTCAATCAGTGTGCGATTGTACGCCGACTTATGTATGCATTTCCAGAAAAGCGACGCTCCAAGTCCCACCGCCGACCTCAAAAAAACCACCTAAAACACGAATCAGTTTACACATGAACACAAATATTATTTTTATATATTATTGTTTTTAATATATTTTATTATTTTAGCAGTAAATTTTTACCCAGCACCGTTGACACTCGTTTTCATAATAGTGCACACTTGTACACACAATAACGAGAGGAGCTACAGATATGCACTCAAAAAATACCACCATCACCCAACGGGCCAAAACCTGGCTCAGCAGCAGCCTGTTCAACCGCGATCGCGCTGGTGAGTATTTTGAGTATCTGGTCGAGGGGCTCGATCCGTTATGGTCTTTCACAGACTGCAAGGCGCAGATTCTGGATGTGATCAATGAAACTGCCGACACCAAAACCTGGGTCATGAAACCCACATCGCGCTGGAACGGCTTTGTCGCGGGTCAGCACATTCATATCACTATGAGCGTAAACGGTGTTAACCATACCCGTACTTTTACAATTTCCTCTTCGCCCTATCAGTGGCAGCAAGATCAAACCATTACTATTACGGTGAAAAAGGTCCCGGACGGCAGAATAACCGGATGGATGCATGAGCATCTGGACAAGGGGGCTGTCATCACCCTTTCCCGAGCCCAAGGTGATTTCGTCCTCAACGACAGCATCGATGCACCGGTTGGCTACATCGCCGCAGGTTCAGGAATCACGCCCGTCATGTCGCAATTGCGAACCTTGACTGCGAACAATATGCCGGTGCCCGCCTCTTTACTCTATTTCTCTAATACCCGGCAGGATTTCATCTTCGGTTCACAGATTCAGGCCATGAGCCAAACCAATGGCCGTTTCACCAGCCATCTGATCGCCAGTTATGACGACAGCGAGAGTTCACACAAGCTGCCGCAAAGCCCGATTTGCGCAGAGCATATAGCTGCTTTGCTCAGTGACAAGCCGAAAGAAATTTATATTTGCGGACCGCACCGTTTTCGCGAGATTGCAAAAGAACTACTGGCTGAGGCAGGTTTTGACCTGAATGCGACTCATGAAGAAGCGTTTGGTTTACCACCCGTTAAACGGGTCGAAGGCGAGCCGGTTACCATTACCTTTGGTAAAAGCGCGCTGGAAACCACCAGCAACGCGCCAGGCACGCTGCTTGAGATGGCCGAAGGCGCGGGCCTTTCCCCAACTGCAGGTTGTCGCATGGGTATCTGCCATACCTGCAAGTGTAAAAAGAATTCAGGTCAGGTACGCAACATCATTACCGGCGAACTGTCTTCCACCGGACAGGAAGATATACAGATTTGTATATCCACCCCGATCAGTAATGTCGAAGTCGAATTATAAGGATCAGGAGTAAGCATTATGACGACCGCAACCCAACCCAATATAGAAAACCTGCAACCGGAAAGCGTTGCTTACGCGCGTAAAAGTAAACGCCTGAGCAAAGAGCAATTCCAGCAACTGCAACAAGAATTCGACGCGTTACGGGACGACATACGGGCCGACCTGGGCCAGAAAGACGTCGATTACATGAAGAATATTATTCGTGTACAACGCTTTTTGGAAATTGCCGGACGCACGCTGATCCATTTTAGCTTCACCCCCGTTCCCTTTATGCTGGGTGTAAGCGCTTTGTCGGTTTCCAAAATACTGGATAACATGGAAATCGGGCACAACGTTATGCACGGTCAATATGACTGGACCAATGACCCCAAACTGGATTCCGCATCGTTCGAATGGGACACTGCCTGTGAATCCGCTTCCTGGAAACGCACCCACAACTTTGAACACCACACCTTCACCAACGTGATCGGTAAGGATCGGGACTACGGCTATTCGTTGTTACGCCTGTCAGAAGATACCCCCTGGCATCCGGGCCGCAGCATACAAATCGTGTATTTTGCTGCTCTGAGCATCTTCTTTCAGTGGGGGGTCGCTTTACACGAACTGGAAAGCGAGCGTCTGCGCGACGGTACTTTCGATGTCGAAGAGAAAAAGCCATACTTGAAGGGCCTGCTAAAAAAAGGCAGCAAGCAAGCGTTCAAGGACTATGTCTTCTTCCCTGCATTGGCCGGTCCGTTTTTCTGGAAAGTCATGCTGGGCAATGCGTTAGCCAACCTGGGTCGC
Protein-coding regions in this window:
- the fabR gene encoding HTH-type transcriptional repressor FabR, with protein sequence MKNRQERKLLTRQSLMSAALEWVEEGQHFSSLSIREVAKRAGVVPTAFYRHFKDLDDLALNLVDELSLVLRQLMREARQNRGDPGHIIRDSVTQFCDYVVNHRVFFLFMAQSMTGGSTVIRQAVRSELQYFAKELVSDLQRLNLLSNLNPSMVDVVADLTISNMAFSTIQLLDLSDASPQARKDFETRLTRQLQLIFLGASTWKSGVSE
- a CDS encoding heparan-alpha-glucosaminide N-acetyltransferase domain-containing protein; amino-acid sequence: MTDRKDYFPGLNIYRAIAVLLMMLAHSARVQTSTPLIMAHPEHAGWLDWPFLSALYIEPIISALFLFIAGFSLVLSRTRSRESKSGWLIRLGKRMFTLYAISVIFFIADQGFQIPDLFLSSGVLAIIAVGILSAGVILVTPHPWIGLLSLSVAVESAALYLEQQNLSIVGLNAGAGGMVPLVLFAYSGALSGMLWQSLSWKGLWLLLGLSLPVAIWALASDLPWVTHPVSQIHYYPGNRLSSVWYSLQDAFGLYHGPDRTGSVRYWNHAAVFVCRALPLLVAGLMVALHFKASSRHPLLKMLNRPLDWMGRNALNLYILHLVLLAMVEVSTLKPAQGWQTLLLLAVILSMSAWALRHISFVPLRRIKKRAPQEEAL
- a CDS encoding fatty acid desaturase family protein yields the protein MTTATQPNIENLQPESVAYARKSKRLSKEQFQQLQQEFDALRDDIRADLGQKDVDYMKNIIRVQRFLEIAGRTLIHFSFTPVPFMLGVSALSVSKILDNMEIGHNVMHGQYDWTNDPKLDSASFEWDTACESASWKRTHNFEHHTFTNVIGKDRDYGYSLLRLSEDTPWHPGRSIQIVYFAALSIFFQWGVALHELESERLRDGTFDVEEKKPYLKGLLKKGSKQAFKDYVFFPALAGPFFWKVMLGNALANLGRNLWASAIIFCGHFTEQAQTFSEEECANETRGEWYYRQLLGSSNLTGGKLMHIMTGHLSFQVEHHIFPDIPAQRYEEMAPRVEAICKKFDLPYNSGPFLRQYGTVINRVWKYSFPDKAKSVKA
- a CDS encoding flavin reductase family protein, producing MHSKNTTITQRAKTWLSSSLFNRDRAGEYFEYLVEGLDPLWSFTDCKAQILDVINETADTKTWVMKPTSRWNGFVAGQHIHITMSVNGVNHTRTFTISSSPYQWQQDQTITITVKKVPDGRITGWMHEHLDKGAVITLSRAQGDFVLNDSIDAPVGYIAAGSGITPVMSQLRTLTANNMPVPASLLYFSNTRQDFIFGSQIQAMSQTNGRFTSHLIASYDDSESSHKLPQSPICAEHIAALLSDKPKEIYICGPHRFREIAKELLAEAGFDLNATHEEAFGLPPVKRVEGEPVTITFGKSALETTSNAPGTLLEMAEGAGLSPTAGCRMGICHTCKCKKNSGQVRNIITGELSSTGQEDIQICISTPISNVEVEL